A genomic region of Polyangiaceae bacterium contains the following coding sequences:
- a CDS encoding DUF4118 domain-containing protein — protein sequence MIRDRSPALQYGIALAIFSAALVLTLLLRPWIVPSPFPFFFFATMVSACFGGIGPGFTSTTLGSWAVLQFFLPSLFEADGRISPSTVIRFGAFFVVSLLISVLGAALRTSLRAAEANLEALRRAEIDRAALFAREQAARAEAEAAKARFAFLAEASTLLDASLDYPTTLASVACLAVPHIGDWCIIDTSEPSADGAESNGDASFFRLAVAHADPAQRSATHKLKLRYPPKSDDAHGAPHVARTGASEFVAEVSDAWIENFSRDPEHLELLKELGFRSYMCVPIAARGRILGAITFVRGKTHRAYEAADLALAEDLAHRAAMAIDTARLYHQARAAETAE from the coding sequence GTGATTCGAGACCGGTCGCCGGCACTTCAATACGGCATTGCGCTTGCCATTTTTTCGGCGGCGCTCGTCCTCACGCTGCTGCTCCGGCCATGGATCGTACCAAGCCCCTTTCCATTCTTCTTTTTTGCGACGATGGTCTCCGCATGTTTCGGTGGCATTGGTCCGGGATTCACGTCGACGACGCTTGGTAGCTGGGCCGTTCTGCAATTTTTTCTGCCTTCGTTATTCGAGGCGGATGGCCGGATCAGTCCGAGCACGGTGATCCGGTTCGGCGCGTTTTTCGTCGTATCCTTGCTCATCAGCGTCCTCGGCGCCGCCCTCAGAACGTCGCTCCGTGCGGCCGAAGCCAATCTCGAAGCACTCCGGCGTGCCGAAATCGATCGTGCTGCACTGTTTGCCCGGGAACAAGCTGCCAGGGCCGAAGCCGAAGCGGCGAAAGCTCGGTTTGCTTTTTTGGCCGAAGCAAGCACGCTTCTCGACGCGTCGCTCGATTATCCCACGACGCTCGCCAGCGTGGCATGTTTGGCCGTGCCGCACATTGGGGATTGGTGCATCATCGATACATCCGAACCAAGCGCAGACGGCGCAGAATCGAATGGAGATGCATCGTTTTTCCGGCTCGCAGTGGCTCACGCGGATCCCGCGCAACGGTCGGCCACGCACAAGCTGAAGCTGCGGTATCCGCCGAAATCCGACGATGCCCACGGAGCTCCGCACGTGGCCCGCACGGGAGCTTCCGAATTCGTGGCGGAGGTCTCCGATGCGTGGATCGAGAATTTCTCTAGGGATCCCGAGCACTTGGAGCTACTGAAAGAGCTTGGATTCCGCTCGTACATGTGCGTACCGATTGCTGCACGTGGTCGGATTCTCGGGGCCATTACGTTCGTTCGTGGAAAAACCCATCGTGCCTACGAAGCAGCGGATTTGGCATTGGCCGAGGATCTTGCGCATCGGGCTGCGATGGCCATCGATACGGCGCGACTGTATCACCAGGCGCGGGCTGCGGAGACTGCGGAATAG
- a CDS encoding ferritin-like domain-containing protein — protein MQSQIDAYFEALEVLTSVRDPKVLGALGPSGIRGLVLRRGRQGRPTDVQATHKAHFDWTYPSDQPEMAELYRRAKTGQWDGDSLPWHIDVDPMNPERDLLPRDFFSFDTMEGAGVKLNDDEQRKLGYCVATWMLSQFLHGEQGALFAAAQVTEAVQFFDGKLYGATQVMDEGRHVEVFNRYLDTKMNKMYQINDNLFVIIDSLMTDGRWDMKFLGMQIMVEGLALGAFGTLYKQTKEPLLKELLGMVIRDEARHVHYGVCALREHFTKHITERERQEREDWAFEVALLMRNRFTAYEVYEEWFEGQMTRAQWRDVVYKSKGMREFRTVMFSRLVPNLREIGLLSPRIMPRYEEVGLMQYFGGLAADKLTAEKLVSELSA, from the coding sequence ATGCAATCGCAAATCGATGCGTACTTCGAGGCGCTCGAGGTCTTGACATCGGTCAGGGATCCGAAGGTGCTCGGAGCGCTTGGGCCTTCGGGCATTCGGGGGCTGGTGCTGCGTCGTGGTAGGCAAGGGCGACCGACGGACGTACAAGCAACGCACAAAGCGCATTTCGATTGGACGTATCCGAGCGATCAGCCGGAAATGGCCGAGCTTTATCGTCGTGCAAAGACGGGTCAATGGGATGGTGATTCGCTTCCGTGGCATATCGACGTCGATCCGATGAATCCGGAGCGAGACTTGTTGCCGCGCGATTTCTTTTCGTTCGACACCATGGAGGGCGCGGGCGTCAAACTGAACGACGACGAGCAGCGCAAGCTTGGGTATTGCGTGGCGACGTGGATGCTGAGCCAATTTTTGCATGGCGAACAAGGCGCGCTTTTTGCCGCGGCGCAAGTGACCGAAGCGGTACAATTTTTCGACGGCAAACTTTATGGCGCCACGCAAGTGATGGATGAAGGGCGCCACGTCGAGGTATTCAATCGGTACCTCGATACGAAAATGAACAAGATGTACCAAATCAACGACAATCTCTTCGTGATCATCGATTCGCTGATGACCGACGGTCGTTGGGACATGAAGTTTCTCGGGATGCAGATCATGGTCGAGGGCCTGGCGCTCGGTGCATTCGGTACGCTGTACAAGCAAACGAAGGAACCGCTCCTCAAGGAATTGCTCGGGATGGTCATTCGCGACGAAGCGCGACACGTGCATTATGGAGTTTGTGCATTGCGCGAGCACTTCACGAAACACATCACCGAACGCGAAAGGCAGGAGCGCGAGGATTGGGCATTCGAGGTCGCGCTGCTCATGCGGAATCGTTTCACCGCGTACGAAGTGTACGAGGAATGGTTCGAGGGGCAGATGACGCGAGCGCAATGGCGCGACGTCGTCTACAAGTCGAAAGGAATGCGAGAATTCCGCACGGTGATGTTCAGCCGGCTCGTGCCCAATCTGCGCGAAATTGGGCTCTTGTCGCCGCGAATCATGCCGCGCTACGAGGAAGTGGGACTCATGCAGTATTTTGGTGGGCTCGCCGCGGACAAACTCACAGCCGAAAAGCTCGTGTCCGAGCTTTCAGCGTGA
- a CDS encoding DUF4258 domain-containing protein, translating into MEASILDQVRTAAAKKLLFLPHAVRQMSRPSRMISPREVEAVIATGELIEDYPEDARGHSCLLLGFGEKRRPIHIVCAPKTDYLAIITAYIPNPDQWSADFRRRG; encoded by the coding sequence ATGGAGGCAAGTATTCTAGACCAGGTTCGCACAGCAGCAGCGAAGAAGCTACTGTTTCTGCCGCATGCTGTGCGTCAGATGAGTCGGCCTTCTCGAATGATCTCACCCCGCGAGGTGGAGGCCGTCATTGCTACGGGCGAGCTCATCGAGGATTACCCGGAAGATGCACGGGGCCATAGCTGCCTCTTGCTCGGATTTGGGGAGAAACGGCGCCCCATCCATATTGTCTGCGCACCCAAGACTGACTATTTGGCCATCATAACGGCGTACATTCCGAATCCCGATCAGTGGTCTGCCGATTTCAGAAGGAGAGGGTAA
- a CDS encoding YgiT-type zinc finger protein, whose translation MECIHCRGDMKRSHAPFSVDRNGYHVRWDAVPAWVCEQCGEPYFESAEVERIQRSLAALDGDVEAA comes from the coding sequence ATGGAGTGCATTCATTGTCGAGGCGATATGAAGCGTTCGCACGCTCCGTTCAGCGTGGACCGCAATGGCTATCATGTGCGTTGGGATGCCGTGCCCGCATGGGTGTGCGAGCAGTGTGGCGAGCCGTATTTCGAGTCGGCCGAAGTCGAACGCATTCAACGCTCGCTTGCAGCGCTCGATGGAGACGTCGAAGCCGCATGA
- a CDS encoding MerR family transcriptional regulator: MRIASVVCVYRGDRMMAVGQLHSAAKVDRGAYPYRMKDLCEKTGLPRQVVHFYIQQGLVPEGRKTGRNMAYYGDEHLERILLVRRLQHERFLPLRAIKAMLDEQDEAFSPAQRAFVNELKSRLSRTLGARTARPATISTVELVEKFGVHARDLDEMIEMGLVGATEEKGADGRVRRVIARDDVWILETFAQFRALGFSEDIGFGPKDIGIYAEAMSNLLGQETKLLAERLSRLSPEVAAKMIEQAAPIIHSFLARYHDALMKNYLATL, from the coding sequence GTGCGTATCGCGTCCGTCGTCTGCGTGTACCGTGGAGATCGCATGATGGCCGTGGGGCAGTTGCATTCGGCGGCGAAGGTCGATCGCGGGGCCTATCCGTATCGCATGAAGGATTTGTGCGAAAAGACGGGGCTGCCCCGGCAGGTGGTGCATTTCTACATCCAGCAGGGGCTCGTCCCGGAAGGCCGCAAGACCGGCCGGAACATGGCCTATTACGGTGACGAGCACCTCGAGCGAATTCTGCTCGTGCGAAGGCTTCAGCACGAGCGGTTTTTGCCGCTTCGGGCCATCAAAGCGATGCTCGACGAGCAAGACGAGGCATTCAGTCCGGCGCAGCGCGCATTCGTCAATGAATTGAAATCGCGTTTGAGTCGAACGCTGGGAGCTCGTACGGCCCGTCCTGCAACGATTTCGACGGTCGAGCTCGTGGAAAAGTTCGGCGTACACGCGCGAGACCTGGATGAAATGATCGAAATGGGGCTCGTGGGCGCGACCGAGGAAAAAGGGGCGGACGGACGCGTACGGCGAGTGATCGCACGAGACGACGTTTGGATTTTGGAAACGTTCGCGCAGTTTCGTGCGCTTGGTTTTTCCGAAGATATCGGGTTTGGGCCGAAAGACATTGGTATCTATGCGGAAGCGATGAGCAATCTACTTGGCCAGGAAACCAAACTGCTTGCAGAGCGGCTTTCGCGCTTGTCGCCCGAGGTTGCGGCAAAAATGATCGAACAAGCGGCGCCGATCATTCATTCGTTCCTTGCGCGTTATCACGACGCGCTCATGAAAAATTACTTGGCCACACTTTGA
- a CDS encoding nitronate monooxygenase, whose protein sequence is MRSTPLTTKLGIEIPLICGAMYPCSNPELVAAVSAAGGIGIVQPISMSYVHGHDLRDGLRLIRTITDKPIGFNAIVEKSSKVYEDRMRRWVDIALEEGVRFFITALGNPRWVVQKVHAVGGTVYHDVTERKWAERALSEGVDGLICVNNRAGGHAGNQSPQKLFDELSLLGVPLVCAGGVGDEAGFVQAISMGYAGVQMGTRFIATTECRAHDDYKQAIVRAHESDIVLTDKISGVPVSVIRTSYVDRMGTKAGPIARALLRHPKAKHWMRMAYSLKSVWELKRSSLRGTGYKEYFQAGKSVDGIHKVESAGDIVRRFGESLAKESNAAAV, encoded by the coding sequence ATGCGCTCTACGCCCCTCACGACCAAACTCGGCATCGAAATCCCCCTCATTTGCGGCGCCATGTATCCCTGCTCGAATCCCGAGCTCGTGGCCGCGGTGTCTGCCGCTGGCGGCATTGGAATCGTGCAGCCCATCTCCATGTCTTATGTGCATGGGCACGATTTGCGCGACGGATTGCGATTGATTCGCACCATCACCGACAAACCCATTGGCTTCAATGCCATCGTCGAAAAGTCATCCAAGGTGTACGAAGACCGTATGCGACGCTGGGTCGACATTGCGCTCGAGGAAGGCGTTCGATTTTTCATCACGGCGCTCGGTAATCCGCGGTGGGTCGTGCAAAAAGTCCACGCCGTTGGCGGCACCGTCTACCATGATGTCACCGAACGAAAATGGGCTGAGCGAGCGCTTTCCGAAGGCGTCGATGGTCTCATTTGCGTCAACAATCGCGCGGGCGGACACGCGGGAAATCAATCTCCGCAAAAACTCTTCGACGAATTGTCTCTGCTCGGCGTGCCGCTCGTGTGTGCCGGCGGCGTCGGTGATGAAGCAGGGTTTGTCCAAGCCATTTCCATGGGTTATGCCGGCGTCCAAATGGGAACGCGGTTCATTGCCACGACCGAATGCCGAGCCCATGACGATTACAAGCAAGCCATCGTTCGAGCTCACGAATCCGATATCGTGCTCACCGATAAAATCAGCGGGGTTCCCGTCAGTGTCATTCGCACATCGTATGTCGATCGTATGGGTACGAAAGCAGGACCCATCGCGCGCGCGCTCTTGCGTCATCCGAAGGCAAAACATTGGATGCGCATGGCGTATTCGCTGAAAAGCGTTTGGGAGCTGAAACGTTCGTCGCTCCGAGGTACCGGCTACAAGGAATACTTTCAGGCAGGAAAAAGCGTCGACGGAATCCACAAAGTGGAGTCTGCGGGGGATATCGTGCGGCGCTTTGGGGAAAGTTTGGCGAAGGAATCAAACGCAGCCGCTGTGTGA
- a CDS encoding sigma-54-dependent Fis family transcriptional regulator: MVSFVAENQAMCRLLETAERVAQHDLPVLILGESGTGKELLAQRIVSSSNRARRPFIRVNCAALPAGLAEVELFGHAHGAFTGAHQSRRGIFAEADGGTLLLDEVGELPIDVQAKLLRVLQNGEIQTVGGRRPGEGNGRVDVRIIASTNRDLGAAVDAGTFRADLLYRLSVVVLYIPPLRERPEDIIPLAREFAANYGRKFNLGPITMTPALAARIAAHPWPGNVRELENAIARMIALNSAPVLDLPDWERAQATSLAARWSPATPAAAPAPARDVPSETRDMPADDNGLSLRERIERVEREILADALAAHGGNQSRVARSLNISRVTLAAKIRKYQLRAEADTRESDGEAPQPGGVARRAGGEPQ, translated from the coding sequence ATGGTCTCGTTTGTCGCCGAAAACCAGGCCATGTGCAGGCTTCTCGAGACGGCAGAACGCGTCGCGCAGCACGATCTCCCGGTGCTCATCCTTGGTGAGAGCGGCACGGGCAAGGAACTGCTTGCGCAGCGGATCGTGTCGTCGAGCAACCGAGCGCGGCGGCCGTTCATTCGTGTCAACTGTGCTGCATTGCCTGCAGGACTTGCCGAGGTCGAGCTTTTTGGCCATGCGCATGGGGCATTTACCGGGGCGCACCAAAGTCGCCGGGGAATTTTTGCCGAAGCCGACGGCGGAACTCTGCTGCTCGACGAAGTGGGCGAATTGCCAATCGACGTCCAGGCCAAGCTTTTGCGTGTTTTGCAAAACGGGGAAATACAAACCGTTGGTGGCCGGCGGCCCGGAGAAGGCAATGGCCGCGTCGACGTACGCATCATCGCCTCGACCAACCGGGATCTCGGGGCCGCGGTGGACGCAGGAACGTTCCGCGCTGACTTGCTTTACCGCCTCAGCGTCGTCGTCCTTTATATACCACCGCTCCGCGAACGGCCCGAAGACATCATTCCTTTGGCACGCGAGTTTGCCGCCAATTACGGTCGTAAATTCAATCTTGGACCCATTACGATGACGCCAGCCCTGGCAGCTCGCATCGCGGCTCACCCATGGCCGGGAAATGTCCGCGAGCTCGAAAATGCCATTGCGCGCATGATTGCTCTCAATTCGGCCCCGGTGCTCGATCTTCCGGATTGGGAACGTGCCCAAGCCACTTCGCTTGCGGCCAGATGGAGCCCGGCAACACCAGCCGCGGCGCCGGCTCCTGCGCGTGACGTGCCTTCGGAAACACGCGATATGCCCGCCGATGACAATGGTTTGTCGCTGCGTGAACGAATCGAGCGGGTCGAGCGAGAAATCCTTGCCGATGCGCTCGCGGCCCATGGAGGCAATCAAAGTCGCGTCGCTCGCAGCTTGAACATCAGCCGCGTGACGCTTGCGGCGAAAATTCGCAAATACCAACTTCGCGCCGAAGCCGATACGCGAGAATCGGACGGGGAAGCTCCGCAACCTGGCGGAGTCGCACGTCGTGCAGGCGGTGAACCACAATGA
- a CDS encoding cupin domain-containing protein has product MNSPDTARVASESFTNTNQNRDSLTPVPSRIPGADCVHRDVTLDDAPAADFSRERGHPVYAVRLPSNTVSLSIGDLDPGASTSNHRHAYESLIYVISGRGYTITEGQRYDWKVGDAIYVPPWCWHQHFAHPEESARYITATNLPLLKQLGQTVVREEAR; this is encoded by the coding sequence ATGAATTCACCCGACACCGCGCGCGTTGCCAGCGAATCGTTCACGAATACGAATCAAAACCGCGATTCGCTCACGCCCGTTCCGTCTCGAATTCCCGGCGCAGATTGCGTGCATCGCGACGTGACACTCGATGATGCGCCGGCCGCTGATTTTTCACGCGAACGTGGACACCCCGTATACGCCGTACGCTTGCCCAGCAATACGGTGAGTCTGAGCATCGGCGACCTGGATCCGGGCGCAAGCACGTCCAATCACAGGCACGCCTACGAATCGCTCATCTACGTGATCTCCGGCCGTGGATACACGATTACGGAGGGGCAACGATACGATTGGAAAGTGGGCGATGCCATTTACGTACCGCCCTGGTGCTGGCATCAACACTTCGCCCATCCCGAAGAATCAGCACGTTACATCACCGCGACGAACCTGCCCCTGCTGAAGCAACTCGGACAAACCGTCGTGCGCGAAGAAGCTCGTTGA
- a CDS encoding ferredoxin--NADP reductase, which yields MSSEQGLSFSSSSRESFLTARLPKAIADRLETIQHDLRMVVAGLSGRTPPSFVQRKPLARHLLATPAVSTRNLLATRTLRVARVTRETPDAVSLHLIDPTGRRISFTPGQFFTVLVTLPNGEVLRRAYSISNAPDDDGATSEARITIKRIVGGVASNHLNDTAAEGASFEVLGPSGNFTTTFDPAQRRHLVLFAGGSGITPLMSILRTVLVREPESRVSLVYGNRGSDDIIYRDELAELSKAYGERLAVRHVLTNPPEGFSGRTGLLDRTNAAAELEALPQGDEYFVCGPEPMMQAVRDALLAQGAAASAIREERYSSPARRVRPDAPSSPQQVVVRLGGVERKVVAKPGQTLLEAGLEASIPMPFSCSMGGCGACRVKLESGDVVSEEPNCLSEEERRDGFVLACVSRPSSACTVEIA from the coding sequence ATGAGCTCCGAACAAGGTTTGTCTTTCTCTTCTTCTTCTCGCGAATCGTTCCTGACGGCGCGTTTGCCCAAGGCGATCGCGGATCGCCTCGAAACGATCCAGCACGATCTGCGCATGGTCGTCGCGGGATTGTCCGGACGTACCCCACCGTCGTTCGTGCAGCGAAAGCCGCTCGCGCGTCATCTGCTCGCGACGCCCGCTGTATCCACGCGCAACCTGCTCGCGACGCGTACGTTGCGCGTGGCGCGTGTCACGCGCGAAACGCCCGATGCGGTGTCGCTTCATCTGATCGACCCAACCGGACGACGTATTTCCTTCACGCCCGGACAATTCTTCACGGTGCTCGTGACCTTGCCGAATGGCGAAGTGCTGCGCCGCGCGTACTCGATATCGAACGCGCCCGATGACGATGGCGCGACGAGCGAAGCGCGAATCACGATCAAGCGTATCGTCGGGGGCGTTGCATCGAATCACTTGAACGACACGGCAGCGGAAGGCGCATCGTTCGAAGTACTCGGGCCTTCGGGCAACTTCACGACGACGTTCGATCCTGCGCAGCGCAGGCATCTCGTGCTGTTTGCCGGCGGAAGTGGAATCACGCCGCTCATGAGCATCCTGCGCACGGTGCTCGTGCGCGAGCCTGAAAGCCGCGTGTCGCTCGTGTATGGGAATCGCGGAAGCGACGACATCATCTATCGGGACGAGCTCGCGGAGCTGTCGAAAGCGTACGGCGAAAGGCTCGCCGTGCGGCACGTACTGACAAACCCGCCCGAAGGTTTCTCCGGACGCACCGGGCTTCTGGATCGGACAAACGCGGCCGCGGAGCTCGAAGCGCTGCCCCAAGGGGACGAATATTTCGTGTGTGGTCCCGAGCCGATGATGCAAGCTGTGCGTGATGCGCTGCTCGCTCAGGGCGCGGCGGCTTCTGCGATACGCGAGGAGCGGTATTCGTCGCCTGCGAGGCGGGTTCGTCCTGACGCACCGTCCTCGCCGCAGCAGGTGGTCGTACGTTTGGGCGGGGTCGAGCGAAAGGTCGTAGCCAAGCCCGGACAAACCTTGCTCGAAGCGGGCCTCGAAGCGTCGATCCCCATGCCGTTTTCATGCAGCATGGGCGGCTGCGGCGCGTGCCGCGTGAAGCTCGAGAGCGGCGACGTCGTGAGCGAAGAGCCGAATTGTTTGTCCGAGGAAGAGCGGCGAGACGGGTTTGTCTTGGCGTGCGTATCGCGTCCGTCGTCTGCGTGTACCGTGGAGATCGCATGA
- a CDS encoding cupin domain-containing protein: protein MPTFIEKPTRIEAAGNKPKIIDEYVGRVNSRTEDVSVAHMRSPGGWLEPGQRPEFDEYTVVLRGRLRVEHEGGAIEVAAGQAIITHAGEWVRYSTPDDDGAEYIAVCLPAFSPTTVHRDV, encoded by the coding sequence ATGCCGACCTTCATCGAAAAGCCGACCCGCATCGAAGCAGCGGGAAACAAGCCAAAGATCATCGACGAATACGTGGGGCGCGTCAATTCGCGAACGGAAGACGTGAGCGTTGCGCATATGCGAAGCCCTGGCGGATGGCTCGAACCGGGGCAGCGGCCGGAATTCGACGAATACACGGTCGTGCTTCGCGGAAGGCTACGCGTCGAGCACGAAGGTGGCGCGATCGAAGTCGCCGCAGGTCAAGCGATCATCACGCACGCGGGTGAATGGGTTCGTTATTCGACACCGGACGACGATGGAGCGGAATACATCGCCGTGTGCCTGCCCGCATTTTCACCGACAACCGTACATCGGGACGTGTGA
- the msrB gene encoding peptide-methionine (R)-S-oxide reductase MsrB: MTTRSSSDDSYRERLSPEQYKVARCGGTERAFTGKFWNHKADGRYVCVCCGAVLFDSSTKFDSGSGWPSYFAPVSKDAVKEIEDNSHFMHRIEVRCSKCDGHLGHVFPDGPPPTGMRYCINSASLDFVPREKSG, translated from the coding sequence ATGACCACCCGCTCTAGCTCCGACGACAGCTACCGCGAGCGTCTTTCGCCAGAACAATACAAGGTCGCCCGCTGTGGCGGCACCGAGCGTGCTTTCACGGGCAAGTTTTGGAACCACAAGGCAGATGGACGTTACGTTTGCGTATGTTGTGGTGCTGTCCTCTTCGATTCATCGACGAAATTCGATTCGGGCAGTGGATGGCCCAGCTACTTTGCGCCCGTATCAAAGGATGCGGTAAAAGAAATCGAAGACAACAGTCACTTCATGCATCGAATCGAAGTGCGCTGCTCGAAATGCGATGGTCATCTCGGACATGTTTTTCCGGACGGACCACCTCCAACGGGAATGCGTTATTGCATCAATTCCGCATCGCTCGATTTCGTTCCCCGCGAAAAGTCGGGTTGA
- a CDS encoding iron-containing redox enzyme family protein has product MGSVERLLEVDTSASVFVDSLQEYALSSRAANHVLLERIATGNMPDLAANVSFLLSEYYHYSHQFTRYLTAVMANLTAPEHRAALVRNAADEVGHVTPDEAAELLKNGIDPDHARAPHPELFRRFLRAIGAKPEEILRRKPRAVTLAWIEAFRDLCMHGGEAQGVGALGVATEGIVAVMYRRILRGINIAWPNMSARDKVFFELHALLDDDHAHTLREIAVSIAATPDGRRQLAVGALRALVARAAFFDEMMDEIDSVATTITRPVVNVAPQGAFA; this is encoded by the coding sequence ATGGGTTCTGTCGAACGTCTTTTGGAAGTCGATACGTCAGCTTCGGTATTCGTTGATTCCTTGCAAGAATACGCACTCAGCTCACGTGCAGCAAATCACGTGTTGCTCGAGCGCATCGCCACGGGCAACATGCCGGATCTGGCAGCCAATGTCAGTTTCTTGCTCAGCGAATATTACCATTACAGCCATCAGTTTACGCGATACCTGACGGCGGTCATGGCGAATCTGACGGCTCCCGAGCATCGAGCGGCGCTCGTGCGAAATGCGGCTGATGAAGTTGGACACGTGACGCCGGATGAAGCTGCGGAGCTACTCAAAAATGGCATCGATCCCGACCATGCGCGGGCGCCGCATCCGGAGCTATTCCGACGGTTCTTGCGCGCAATCGGGGCGAAACCGGAAGAGATATTGCGTCGAAAGCCGCGCGCAGTGACGCTCGCATGGATCGAAGCGTTCCGTGATTTGTGCATGCATGGGGGCGAGGCGCAAGGTGTGGGCGCGCTCGGCGTTGCCACCGAGGGCATCGTCGCGGTCATGTATCGCCGAATTTTGCGCGGCATCAATATCGCCTGGCCAAACATGTCGGCGCGTGACAAGGTCTTCTTCGAATTGCACGCACTTCTGGACGACGACCACGCGCATACGCTCCGCGAAATTGCCGTATCGATTGCCGCCACACCCGATGGCCGAAGGCAGCTCGCGGTGGGAGCTTTGCGCGCTCTCGTTGCACGAGCCGCATTTTTCGATGAAATGATGGACGAAATCGATTCCGTCGCGACGACCATCACGAGACCCGTCGTGAATGTCGCACCCCAGGGAGCCTTCGCATGA
- a CDS encoding pirin family protein, giving the protein MITLRRSEERGHANHGWLDSYHTFSFAGYFDPKHVGFRSLRVINEDRVEPGRGFGTHPHRDMEIISYVIEGALEHKDSMGNGSVIRPGDVQRMSAGTGVTHSEFNGSPSDQVHFLQIWIVPEKQGIPPGYEQKHFSTSEKQNQLRLVASSDGRDGSVTIHQDASVFATVLDTGQTVTYKLDAARHAWIHVVRGEVNASGHVLHSGDAAGVSGEPEIVLSGLKNAEVLLFDLA; this is encoded by the coding sequence ATGATCACGCTGCGTCGTTCGGAGGAACGAGGGCACGCCAATCACGGTTGGCTCGACAGCTATCACACCTTTTCGTTTGCCGGGTATTTCGACCCGAAACATGTGGGATTTCGTTCCCTTCGTGTCATCAACGAAGATCGCGTCGAGCCGGGTAGGGGGTTTGGCACACACCCACATCGAGACATGGAGATCATCTCCTATGTCATCGAAGGAGCGCTCGAGCACAAGGACTCGATGGGCAATGGTTCGGTGATTCGACCGGGCGACGTTCAGCGAATGAGCGCAGGAACGGGCGTGACCCATAGCGAATTCAATGGTTCACCTTCCGACCAGGTGCATTTCCTTCAAATATGGATCGTCCCGGAAAAGCAAGGAATTCCGCCAGGTTACGAGCAAAAACATTTTTCCACGAGCGAAAAGCAGAACCAATTGCGGCTCGTGGCTTCCTCCGACGGTCGCGATGGCAGCGTGACCATTCATCAAGATGCGAGCGTGTTTGCAACGGTGCTCGATACGGGACAAACCGTGACGTACAAGCTCGATGCGGCCCGTCACGCATGGATTCATGTGGTTCGTGGTGAAGTGAATGCGTCGGGGCATGTGCTTCACAGCGGGGATGCGGCCGGCGTGAGCGGAGAGCCGGAAATCGTCTTATCGGGTCTAAAGAATGCGGAAGTGCTCCTCTTCGACCTCGCGTGA
- a CDS encoding restriction endonuclease yields MKLKPVTGTEGGLTGEEQIQLALTEIVRNGGTASTQSIYAAIEAILNPRGLTLSEQGKASLRFFINKVAVAAGFVYPHDKTNPGWRITERGREVALRGATTETAIDVDSGLVQEIPSNTARGEAFELYVLRVLKAAYPYYAWHHQGRDKRNERGVDFVGKRIGDSRGEPATLAAQVKFHKPNIAPTEREWLKFLSGCFARRIDVALFVTTGRLTSEQRREAQEAGVVVLEGKDEITRLAALHHIGPFDLFEEIAGSADAGLDAASAQ; encoded by the coding sequence ATGAAATTGAAGCCTGTTACGGGTACGGAAGGTGGTCTCACCGGCGAGGAGCAGATCCAACTTGCATTGACTGAAATTGTGCGCAACGGCGGAACTGCGTCAACACAAAGCATCTACGCCGCGATTGAGGCGATTCTCAATCCTCGCGGACTCACACTTTCGGAACAAGGGAAAGCGAGCCTTCGATTTTTTATCAACAAAGTTGCGGTTGCCGCCGGTTTTGTATATCCCCACGACAAAACGAACCCGGGATGGCGCATTACTGAACGCGGCCGAGAAGTCGCACTGCGTGGCGCGACCACTGAGACCGCCATCGACGTCGATTCTGGACTCGTACAGGAGATCCCCTCGAATACCGCCCGAGGTGAAGCCTTCGAACTCTATGTCCTTCGCGTTCTCAAGGCAGCCTATCCCTATTATGCGTGGCATCATCAAGGCCGCGACAAACGAAACGAGCGAGGGGTGGACTTCGTGGGTAAGCGAATCGGCGACTCACGGGGCGAGCCAGCGACGCTGGCAGCACAAGTGAAATTTCACAAGCCCAATATTGCACCCACCGAGCGCGAATGGCTAAAGTTCCTCTCTGGCTGCTTCGCACGACGCATTGATGTCGCGCTTTTCGTGACCACTGGTCGCCTGACCTCAGAGCAGCGCCGCGAAGCCCAGGAGGCTGGGGTGGTCGTCCTCGAAGGCAAGGATGAAATTACTCGGCTTGCAGCGCTGCATCATATTGGGCCGTTTGATCTGTTTGAAGAAATTGCCGGTTCCGCAGACGCCGGCTTGGACGCGGCATCCGCGCAATAA